A genomic region of Dactylococcopsis salina PCC 8305 contains the following coding sequences:
- the yidC gene encoding membrane protein insertase YidC, whose amino-acid sequence MDFGIGFISNNIMLPILDFFHGIVPSYGFAIIALTLVIRFALYPLSAKSIRSMRRMRVAQPAMQKKVKEVQERYKDDPEKQRQEMSAVYKEYGNPLAGCFPVILQMPILFALFATLRGSPFADVDYTVDMQIFPREQIESVQPETVTTKAENVYINEDVHYKVLALLPSENLGVGQTTQLEFQTEEGKSLNQLNAETESNLAPNLEVVKGQERVKINEDGTISAIAPGEVSIKASLPGVAKNEGFIFIEALGRVGAVGEDGTIHWDILGMVIFFGISLYANQKLSGQSNKSGDNSQQQLISQITPILFTGMFLFFPLPAGVLMYIVLANVFQTLQTLILMREPLPDNLQKIVEEQEKQEKKEKGQESLPFEKQKRSRKKEKASG is encoded by the coding sequence ATGGATTTTGGGATCGGATTTATTTCTAACAACATAATGCTGCCAATCCTGGACTTTTTTCACGGGATTGTCCCCAGTTATGGGTTTGCCATTATTGCTTTAACCCTGGTGATTCGTTTCGCCCTCTACCCCTTGAGTGCGAAGTCAATCCGTAGCATGAGACGGATGCGAGTTGCCCAGCCAGCAATGCAGAAAAAAGTGAAGGAGGTACAAGAACGATATAAGGATGATCCAGAAAAGCAACGCCAAGAAATGAGCGCGGTTTATAAAGAATATGGGAATCCTTTGGCGGGATGTTTTCCTGTTATTCTGCAAATGCCGATTTTATTTGCTTTATTTGCTACTTTGCGCGGATCGCCTTTTGCGGATGTGGATTACACCGTAGATATGCAGATTTTCCCTAGAGAACAAATTGAGTCGGTACAACCAGAAACTGTTACCACTAAGGCGGAAAATGTCTATATCAATGAGGATGTTCACTATAAGGTTTTAGCGTTACTACCCAGTGAAAATTTAGGCGTGGGACAAACCACACAACTTGAGTTTCAAACTGAGGAAGGGAAGTCTTTAAACCAGTTAAACGCGGAAACTGAGTCGAACTTAGCCCCGAACTTGGAAGTAGTGAAAGGTCAAGAACGAGTAAAAATCAATGAAGATGGGACAATCAGCGCGATCGCCCCTGGAGAGGTGTCCATTAAAGCCAGTCTCCCCGGTGTCGCTAAAAATGAAGGTTTCATCTTTATTGAAGCCCTCGGTCGCGTTGGTGCGGTCGGTGAAGATGGCACAATTCACTGGGATATTCTGGGAATGGTGATTTTCTTCGGGATTAGTTTATACGCTAACCAGAAACTCTCTGGTCAATCCAATAAAAGTGGTGATAACTCTCAACAACAGTTGATTAGCCAAATCACGCCCATCTTATTTACGGGGATGTTCTTATTCTTCCCGCTTCCAGCTGGGGTGTTAATGTATATTGTCCTTGCTAACGTCTTCCAAACCTTGCAAACTTTAATTCTGATGCGAGAACCTTTGCCAGATAATCTACAGAAAATTGTAGAGGAACAAGAGAAGCAGGAGAAGAAAGAGAAAGGACAAGAAAGCCTTCCGTTTGAAAAACAAAAACGATCGCGCAAAAAAGAAAAAGCATCAGGATAA
- a CDS encoding Jag family protein, whose amino-acid sequence MDQTVNRGQQWLENVLALMGTPTSVKLSNPNETAETTIADQNPWLVIDDTDLNEEQVKALLKDQGKTLDSLQYLANTCLNIGLSPEEQMAFTIEFKGYRQQREKELRVLAEKTAWQVSETGEKVELDSLSSAERRQIHQFLQQYEGLESFSRGEDPDRRLVVQRKSD is encoded by the coding sequence ATGGATCAAACCGTCAATCGGGGTCAACAGTGGCTAGAAAACGTTTTAGCCCTGATGGGAACCCCGACTTCTGTTAAACTTTCTAACCCCAATGAAACCGCAGAAACCACAATTGCTGATCAAAATCCTTGGTTAGTCATTGATGACACGGATTTAAACGAAGAACAGGTGAAAGCATTACTGAAGGATCAGGGAAAAACCTTAGATTCCCTACAGTATCTCGCCAATACTTGTTTGAATATCGGTTTGTCCCCAGAAGAACAAATGGCGTTTACCATTGAGTTCAAAGGGTATCGGCAACAACGAGAAAAAGAGTTACGAGTCTTAGCGGAAAAAACCGCTTGGCAAGTGTCGGAAACTGGGGAGAAAGTTGAACTCGATTCTCTCTCTAGTGCCGAACGGCGACAAATTCATCAGTTTTTGCAACAATATGAGGGGTTAGAATCATTTAGCCGAGGGGAAGACCCCGATCGACGCTTGGTGGTACAACGCAAAAGCGATTAA
- a CDS encoding YceD family protein, which yields MLEAIYIPRLLKAPRKSQQLDVKAFIPGLETLTPVRGTVVITHCGNYLEVSANAETIKTLVCDRTLQQYNQRLVVDTSELIWLKDHPEEEEALPKEVETPLEELTESLPAQGYFEPETWLYEQFCLQMPIRKLSSDSVAGSYDYVDTPPVDQRWASLAALKEKLPDRSLEDQ from the coding sequence ATGCTAGAAGCAATTTATATCCCAAGACTCTTAAAAGCACCTAGAAAAAGTCAGCAACTTGATGTGAAAGCCTTTATTCCAGGTTTAGAGACTTTAACCCCAGTGCGAGGAACAGTGGTAATTACCCACTGTGGGAATTATTTGGAAGTCTCAGCCAATGCAGAAACCATAAAAACTTTAGTGTGCGATCGAACGTTGCAACAATATAATCAGCGTTTGGTGGTGGATACAAGCGAACTGATTTGGCTGAAAGACCATCCAGAGGAAGAAGAAGCACTCCCGAAAGAGGTGGAAACCCCTCTCGAAGAATTAACAGAAAGCCTACCCGCACAAGGCTATTTTGAACCTGAAACCTGGCTTTATGAACAGTTTTGTTTACAAATGCCGATCCGTAAATTAAGCAGTGATTCGGTTGCGGGAAGTTACGATTATGTGGATACGCCGCCAGTGGATCAACGGTGGGCGAGTTTGGCAGCATTGAAAGAAAAATTGCCCGATCGCAGTCTAGAGGATCAATGA
- a CDS encoding AAA family ATPase produces MSFAEEFELLLRACYPLIYLPTFEEERAESAIAQCAKRVGNRNVYIWDFVEGYQDNPNNAGTAQRNPLQALEYVEKLSTSNGSVVILRDFHRFLEDISVARKLRNLSRKLKSLPINIVLISPEMSIPSDLTEVLTVVEFPLPDSQEIKSEVEQLISGIPQTLPEKQIDAFVRSARGLSLERIRRVLTRAIADHGALQPEDVELVLAEKRQSIRQTQILDFYPATEEISDIGGLDNLKDWLLRRGGSFSDRARTYGLPHPRGLLLVGIQGTGKSLTAKAIAHHWHLPLLRLDVGRLFGGLVGESESRTRQMITLAEALSPCILWIDEIDKAFSGLTGQGDSGTSSRVFGTFITWLAEKTSPVFVVATANNVRSLPPEMLRKGRFDEIFFVDLPTGSERQEIFSVHLSHLRPHNIKDYDLERLAYETPDFSGAEIEQTIIEAMHIGFSENRDFTSDDILQAASQIVPLARTAQEEIQFLKQWVSAGRARKASRDQAITF; encoded by the coding sequence ATGAGTTTCGCCGAAGAGTTTGAATTACTGTTAAGAGCCTGTTATCCCTTAATTTATCTTCCCACCTTTGAAGAAGAACGTGCCGAAAGCGCGATCGCCCAATGTGCGAAACGAGTGGGAAATCGTAACGTTTATATTTGGGATTTTGTGGAGGGCTATCAAGATAACCCCAACAACGCGGGAACGGCTCAACGCAACCCTTTACAAGCTCTAGAATATGTGGAAAAACTCTCCACTAGCAACGGGTCAGTTGTTATTTTACGAGACTTTCATCGGTTTTTAGAAGACATTTCAGTTGCGAGGAAACTGCGGAATCTCTCTCGGAAACTGAAATCGCTTCCCATCAACATCGTCTTGATTTCCCCAGAGATGTCCATTCCCTCTGATTTAACTGAAGTCTTAACCGTAGTGGAGTTTCCGCTTCCTGATAGTCAAGAAATTAAATCGGAAGTGGAACAACTGATTAGTGGCATTCCGCAAACGCTACCCGAAAAGCAAATTGATGCTTTTGTCCGTTCTGCGAGAGGATTATCATTAGAGCGGATTCGTCGCGTTTTAACCCGCGCGATCGCCGATCATGGGGCATTACAACCCGAAGACGTGGAATTAGTTCTCGCCGAAAAACGACAATCCATTCGTCAAACCCAAATCCTCGACTTTTATCCTGCTACCGAAGAAATTTCAGATATTGGGGGCTTAGATAACCTGAAAGACTGGTTACTCCGTCGCGGTGGATCATTCAGCGATCGCGCTCGTACTTATGGACTCCCTCACCCTCGTGGCTTGCTTCTAGTGGGGATTCAAGGCACAGGAAAATCTCTCACCGCCAAGGCGATCGCCCACCATTGGCATCTTCCCCTGTTGCGCTTGGATGTGGGACGATTATTCGGGGGATTAGTAGGAGAATCGGAATCTCGCACCCGACAAATGATCACCCTCGCCGAAGCCCTTTCCCCCTGTATTCTCTGGATTGACGAAATTGATAAAGCCTTTTCTGGCTTAACTGGACAAGGAGACTCTGGAACCAGTAGTCGGGTTTTCGGGACATTTATCACCTGGTTAGCAGAGAAAACCTCTCCCGTGTTTGTCGTCGCCACCGCCAATAATGTTCGTTCTCTTCCTCCTGAAATGCTGAGAAAAGGACGCTTTGACGAAATCTTCTTCGTTGATCTCCCCACTGGCAGCGAAAGACAAGAAATTTTTTCCGTTCATCTCTCCCATTTGCGTCCCCACAACATCAAAGATTACGATTTAGAACGACTCGCCTACGAAACCCCAGACTTTTCTGGTGCGGAAATTGAACAGACTATAATTGAGGCGATGCACATTGGTTTTAGCGAGAACCGAGACTTTACCAGTGATGATATCCTGCAAGCAGCGAGTCAAATTGTTCCCTTAGCTCGTACCGCCCAAGAGGAAATTCAATTTCTGAAACAATGGGTTAGCGCAGGAAGAGCGCGTAAAGCCTCTCGTGATCAGGCTATCACCTTCTAA
- a CDS encoding SH3 domain-containing protein — translation MSLSGLAQFIVGFLLGVFVLTGTGAAVAYFFLSRLSDAPPKPVYSEENSSEEKSPAQNTSNTEPEPKPEPEPEPEPEPEPEPKPKTIKDRFGEQAYEASVNWPSGLSLRSNPNPSASRVGGVYYGDKLVVIGSSSDGNWQKVYVPESGQQAWVKAGNVEKIN, via the coding sequence ATGAGTCTCTCTGGTTTAGCACAATTTATTGTCGGATTTCTCCTCGGCGTGTTTGTTCTCACGGGAACGGGCGCAGCAGTCGCTTACTTCTTTTTAAGTCGACTGTCAGACGCACCGCCGAAACCCGTTTATTCAGAAGAAAATTCTTCAGAAGAAAAGTCTCCTGCACAAAATACAAGCAATACTGAACCTGAACCGAAACCCGAACCTGAACCTGAACCTGAACCTGAACCTGAACCTGAACCCAAACCAAAAACCATAAAAGACCGTTTTGGGGAACAGGCTTATGAAGCCAGTGTAAATTGGCCGTCTGGGTTAAGTTTACGATCAAATCCGAATCCCTCAGCATCAAGAGTGGGAGGGGTTTATTATGGTGATAAATTAGTCGTTATCGGTAGCAGTAGTGATGGGAATTGGCAGAAAGTTTATGTTCCCGAAAGCGGTCAACAAGCCTGGGTAAAAGCAGGGAATGTGGAAAAAATTAATTAA
- a CDS encoding pyridoxal phosphate-dependent aminotransferase: MQFAQRLDRIPPYLFAEINRKRQKLLAAGVDLINLGVGDPDQPTPAPILQTMHEAIEDGSNHCYPPYQGTIEFRKAVAAFMARRYGVMDIDPETEILSSIGSKEAIHNTFLAFVDPGDYTLIPDPGYPVYNTATLFADGKPYTMPLKPENAFLPDLNQIPPTIAEKAKLLWVNYPNNPTGALASLDFFTELAAFCRQYDILLCHDHAYAEMAYDGYQPPSVLQVPNAKDCAIEFHSASKSYNMTGWRVGFVVGNSLGIQGLARVKSNVDSGVFRAIQKAVITALETPRAEIEKVTAVYQRRRDLIVEGLRSLGWEITPPKATLYVWVQVPSGYTSQEFTNLLLDQCGIIVPPGNGYGATGEGYFRIALTIPEAKIKSAIERMKAAGIRYHR, translated from the coding sequence ATGCAATTCGCGCAACGTCTGGATCGAATCCCTCCTTATCTGTTTGCAGAAATTAATCGGAAACGCCAAAAACTCCTCGCTGCAGGAGTCGATCTGATCAATTTAGGAGTTGGTGATCCCGATCAACCTACTCCTGCCCCGATTCTCCAGACCATGCACGAAGCGATCGAGGATGGAAGTAACCACTGCTATCCTCCCTATCAGGGAACGATCGAGTTTCGGAAGGCAGTAGCGGCGTTTATGGCTCGTCGTTACGGCGTTATGGATATTGACCCCGAAACAGAAATTCTGTCCTCTATTGGCTCAAAAGAGGCGATTCACAATACATTTTTAGCATTTGTTGACCCTGGGGATTATACCCTGATTCCCGATCCTGGTTATCCTGTTTATAACACCGCCACCCTGTTTGCAGACGGGAAACCCTACACTATGCCCTTAAAGCCAGAAAATGCCTTTTTGCCAGACTTAAACCAGATTCCACCCACTATTGCGGAAAAGGCGAAGTTACTTTGGGTGAATTATCCCAATAACCCAACGGGGGCGTTGGCAAGTTTAGACTTTTTTACGGAATTAGCGGCTTTTTGTCGTCAGTATGACATTTTACTCTGCCATGATCATGCTTATGCCGAGATGGCTTATGATGGTTATCAACCGCCCAGTGTGTTACAAGTTCCGAATGCGAAAGACTGCGCGATCGAGTTTCATAGCGCTTCAAAATCTTATAATATGACGGGTTGGCGTGTGGGGTTTGTAGTGGGAAATTCTCTAGGGATTCAAGGATTAGCAAGGGTGAAAAGTAATGTGGATTCTGGTGTGTTTCGGGCAATTCAAAAAGCCGTAATCACCGCATTAGAAACCCCTCGCGCTGAAATTGAGAAAGTAACGGCGGTTTATCAACGGCGACGAGATTTAATTGTAGAAGGGTTGCGGAGTCTCGGTTGGGAGATTACTCCTCCCAAAGCAACCCTTTATGTTTGGGTGCAAGTGCCGTCGGGTTATACCTCCCAAGAATTTACCAATCTGTTATTAGATCAATGTGGGATTATTGTTCCCCCTGGTAATGGGTATGGGGCGACAGGAGAAGGATATTTTCGCATTGCCTTAACGATACCAGAAGCAAAAATCAAAAGCGCGATCGAGCGGATGAAAGCTGCAGGAATCCGTTATCATCGCTAG
- a CDS encoding SHOCT domain-containing protein — translation MTKHYFVATEQDTLSRVYREITLWFKNKEYEVESTQTGEVYLVQAKKTGFLRTLSGTNLAFRVNIYWSNAPTTQGEFIIETRVGKWFRNITGAGLTAMFTSGFTIFTGFAGAGWALVLERDLINHLQNTLNLKRVSEAATPSSSTVTVSKETINTESASSVARSRAISEIKAEIDQLQSALNQEIISQEEFEKKKRKLEEKIDEREIEILIEEKSNQLQEAFASGILDADEYEAKLNSVEASAREKLSKKQKLKEARDNGILTEAEYQAKLSQL, via the coding sequence ATGACTAAACATTATTTTGTAGCGACGGAACAAGATACTCTCTCCAGAGTTTACCGAGAAATCACCCTCTGGTTCAAAAATAAAGAATATGAAGTAGAAAGCACCCAAACGGGAGAGGTTTATTTAGTACAGGCGAAAAAAACGGGCTTTCTAAGAACTTTATCAGGAACAAATTTGGCGTTTCGGGTTAATATTTATTGGTCAAATGCGCCCACGACACAAGGAGAATTTATTATTGAAACTCGTGTCGGAAAATGGTTTCGGAATATCACTGGGGCGGGTTTAACGGCAATGTTTACCAGTGGTTTTACTATTTTTACTGGGTTTGCTGGGGCGGGTTGGGCGTTGGTTTTAGAACGAGATTTAATCAATCATCTTCAAAATACTTTAAACTTAAAACGAGTGAGTGAAGCTGCCACTCCTTCTTCCTCCACTGTTACCGTGAGTAAGGAAACGATTAATACTGAGTCGGCTTCCTCTGTCGCTCGATCGCGTGCCATTAGTGAAATTAAAGCAGAAATCGATCAATTACAATCCGCCTTAAATCAAGAGATTATCAGTCAAGAAGAATTTGAGAAAAAGAAACGAAAACTAGAGGAAAAAATCGACGAAAGAGAAATTGAAATCTTGATTGAAGAAAAAAGCAATCAATTACAAGAAGCGTTTGCCAGTGGGATTTTAGATGCAGATGAATATGAAGCCAAACTCAACTCAGTGGAAGCATCTGCAAGAGAAAAGCTATCGAAAAAGCAGAAATTAAAAGAAGCAAGAGACAACGGTATTTTAACCGAAGCCGAATATCAAGCGAAGTTATCTCAGCTTTAA
- the hflX gene encoding GTPase HflX, translating into MEQIHGNLKGLKSSQIKQLKKLYHQNQPRDLATTPEFAQRIAAISTEINQAVSAYINRRGQVIRVGVGNPRQTQIPPLELPRYGAKRLSGIRCVTTALKSEPPNKPTLTAMVLQRLDALVTLTLTGSGFQRRGGGATGYVESAYLAHLAPEFDRAAATENDEGMYWTISPPLSLDILTKQDFLNLVEGLEEEFEREYVAQQVDSSHQRVVVVGLMTADLSLQQFEAGLAEVTRLVDTAGGEVLQTITQRRSRPHPQTVIGAGKVEEIAIAVQTVGASLVTFDQDLSPAQARNLEQQIGVRVIDRTELILDIFAQRARSRAGKLQVELAQLEYLLPRLVGRGEAMSRLGGGIGTRGPGETKLETERRRIQKRVSRLQQEVNQLQSHRSRMRQQRQKQEVPTVAVVGYTNAGKSTLLNHLTNADIYAEDQLFATLDPTTRRLSVPIQEELQTVLLTDTVGFIRELPPSLIDAFRATLEEVSEADAILHVVDLSHPAWKSQIQSVSQILEEMPITPPDSLLVFNKLDQVDNETLTEAKDSFPSAVFISAQKRLGLETLREKIGKMIENI; encoded by the coding sequence ATCGAGCAAATTCACGGCAATCTAAAAGGACTAAAATCCAGCCAAATCAAACAACTCAAAAAGCTATACCACCAAAATCAACCGCGCGATCTTGCCACCACCCCCGAATTTGCCCAACGGATTGCAGCCATCAGTACAGAAATTAATCAAGCGGTGTCTGCTTATATTAACCGACGGGGGCAGGTGATTCGAGTGGGCGTGGGAAACCCTCGACAAACCCAAATTCCCCCTCTAGAATTGCCTCGTTACGGTGCAAAACGCTTGTCTGGGATTCGTTGTGTTACTACCGCACTGAAATCAGAACCGCCCAATAAACCCACACTCACTGCAATGGTGTTACAGCGATTAGATGCGTTAGTGACTTTAACTCTCACTGGCAGTGGGTTTCAACGACGGGGAGGGGGCGCAACGGGTTACGTGGAGTCTGCTTATTTAGCCCATCTTGCCCCAGAATTCGATCGCGCGGCTGCCACAGAAAATGACGAGGGAATGTATTGGACGATTTCACCGCCGTTAAGTCTGGATATTCTCACTAAGCAGGATTTTCTCAACCTTGTGGAAGGGTTGGAGGAAGAATTTGAACGGGAGTATGTGGCGCAGCAAGTTGATAGTTCTCATCAGCGTGTGGTAGTTGTGGGGTTGATGACCGCCGATTTGTCTTTACAACAGTTTGAGGCAGGTTTAGCAGAAGTAACTCGTTTGGTGGATACCGCAGGCGGTGAGGTGTTACAAACCATTACTCAGCGTCGCAGTCGTCCTCACCCACAAACGGTGATTGGTGCGGGGAAAGTGGAGGAAATCGCGATCGCGGTGCAAACGGTAGGAGCGAGTTTAGTCACGTTTGATCAAGATTTGAGTCCCGCACAAGCACGAAATTTAGAACAACAAATTGGTGTGAGGGTGATCGATCGAACGGAGTTAATTTTAGACATTTTTGCTCAAAGGGCGCGATCGCGCGCGGGAAAACTGCAAGTCGAACTTGCCCAACTGGAATATCTCCTTCCCCGTCTGGTAGGGCGTGGGGAAGCCATGTCTCGTCTCGGTGGCGGAATTGGCACAAGGGGACCGGGAGAAACGAAACTGGAAACCGAACGCCGTCGCATTCAAAAGCGAGTCTCACGGTTACAGCAGGAAGTGAACCAATTACAATCCCATCGTTCCCGAATGCGCCAACAGCGTCAAAAACAAGAAGTGCCGACGGTGGCTGTGGTGGGTTACACCAATGCGGGAAAATCAACGTTACTCAATCACTTGACAAATGCTGATATTTATGCAGAGGATCAACTGTTTGCCACCCTCGATCCTACCACGCGGCGGTTGAGTGTTCCGATTCAGGAGGAGTTACAAACGGTGTTACTGACAGATACCGTTGGATTTATCCGAGAATTGCCTCCGTCGCTGATTGATGCTTTTCGCGCTACTTTAGAGGAAGTTAGCGAAGCTGATGCGATCCTTCACGTCGTTGATTTATCCCATCCTGCTTGGAAAAGTCAAATTCAATCAGTGAGTCAAATTTTAGAGGAAATGCCAATTACGCCCCCAGACAGTTTATTGGTGTTTAATAAACTTGATCAAGTAGATAATGAAACGCTGACTGAGGCAAAAGATAGCTTTCCCAGTGCCGTTTTTATTTCTGCACAAAAACGATTAGGGTTAGAAACTTTACGAGAAAAGATCGGTAAAATGATTGAGAATATCTAG
- a CDS encoding cobalamin-binding protein — protein MTNSNTLRIVSLLPSATETVAALGLTDHLVGRSHECDYPPKVQSLPVCTEARLNSQKNSAAIDEDVQSLMQSALSIYEIKTDVLERLQPTHILTQDQCDACAVSMTQVQEATSQLVSSQPEVISLQGNVLTQVWADLKQVADRLGVDSQQALADLQSRVDACTRITDQITAENCPRVVTIEWIDPLMSGGNWLPELVKMAGGEPILDETGERSRYLDWQNLSDADPDAIVILPCGFDLDRTRKEAQVLKERSHWSQLKAVQTDRVYIADGNAYFNRPGPRLVDSLEMLAEMLHPQQFSYGYQGKSWEKL, from the coding sequence ATGACAAACTCTAATACTTTAAGAATCGTCTCTCTTTTACCAAGCGCAACCGAAACCGTTGCCGCTTTAGGTTTAACGGATCACTTAGTCGGGCGTTCCCATGAATGCGATTATCCCCCAAAAGTACAATCTTTGCCCGTTTGTACAGAAGCCCGCTTAAATTCTCAAAAAAATAGTGCCGCTATTGATGAGGATGTACAATCTTTGATGCAGTCGGCGTTGAGTATTTATGAGATTAAAACTGATGTTTTAGAGAGATTACAGCCCACTCATATTTTGACTCAAGATCAATGTGATGCTTGTGCTGTCAGTATGACCCAAGTACAGGAAGCTACCTCACAATTAGTTTCGAGTCAGCCAGAAGTAATTTCCTTACAGGGAAATGTTTTAACTCAGGTTTGGGCAGACTTAAAGCAAGTGGCGGATCGTCTCGGTGTGGACTCACAACAGGCGTTAGCTGATCTCCAAAGTCGGGTGGATGCTTGTACTCGGATTACTGACCAAATTACAGCAGAAAACTGTCCGCGAGTGGTAACGATCGAGTGGATTGATCCCTTGATGTCAGGGGGGAATTGGCTTCCAGAATTGGTAAAAATGGCAGGGGGCGAACCAATTTTAGATGAGACTGGAGAACGATCGCGCTATCTGGATTGGCAGAATTTAAGCGATGCTGATCCTGATGCAATTGTGATTTTGCCCTGTGGCTTCGACCTCGATCGCACTCGCAAAGAGGCACAAGTTTTAAAAGAACGTTCACACTGGTCACAATTAAAAGCCGTACAAACCGATCGCGTTTACATTGCTGATGGTAATGCCTATTTTAATCGTCCTGGTCCGCGCTTAGTGGATTCCTTAGAAATGTTGGCGGAAATGTTACATCCTCAACAGTTTTCTTATGGTTATCAAGGAAAAAGCTGGGAAAAATTGTAG
- a CDS encoding DUF4258 domain-containing protein — MICRLSENLTVELTKHAQTQLLERELRLTWIEETLLNPIATEPDHNDPDLTCAFGKISDCEDEVERVFKVVYNKTKTPWQIVTCYFDRNAKRRFLC, encoded by the coding sequence ATGATCTGCCGTTTATCTGAAAACTTGACGGTTGAGTTAACTAAGCACGCTCAAACGCAGTTGCTTGAACGAGAACTCAGATTAACTTGGATTGAGGAAACCTTACTCAATCCCATCGCAACCGAACCAGATCATAATGATCCAGACCTAACTTGTGCTTTTGGGAAAATTTCTGATTGTGAGGATGAAGTCGAGCGAGTTTTTAAAGTCGTTTATAATAAAACCAAAACTCCTTGGCAAATTGTTACTTGCTACTTTGATAGGAATGCCAAAAGAAGGTTTCTATGCTAA
- a CDS encoding DUF2283 domain-containing protein, with product MLIRYDQESQAAYIKLLDSKVIESEEIAPGIVYDFDVKDKIRGIEFYRLDSLSREEFINLNLPLQLRDKEIIETCLFSLSKLTPKFTIFFGKESPNLSAFSKTA from the coding sequence ATGCTAATCAGATATGATCAGGAATCACAAGCTGCCTACATCAAACTTCTAGACTCAAAAGTTATTGAATCTGAAGAAATTGCTCCTGGTATTGTTTATGATTTTGATGTTAAGGATAAAATTAGAGGAATTGAGTTTTATCGCTTAGACTCTCTTTCTCGTGAAGAATTTATTAATCTAAATTTACCTCTGCAACTCCGAGACAAAGAGATTATAGAAACTTGTTTATTTTCTTTGTCAAAGTTGACTCCTAAATTTACGATTTTTTTCGGAAAAGAGTCCCCGAATCTTTCTGCTTTTTCAAAAACTGCATAA
- a CDS encoding DUF6439 family protein produces the protein MSQSISTTQDDLAQKSTLELAQLLAEKCAIAPNDWHRLKANRKAQANQHITAALVYLESGQTQEALAHLQQAVGWLDRSVSPLPCPTHGTH, from the coding sequence ATGTCACAATCTATTTCTACCACCCAAGATGATCTCGCACAAAAAAGCACCCTTGAATTAGCGCAACTTCTCGCTGAAAAATGCGCGATCGCGCCCAATGATTGGCATCGCCTCAAAGCTAACCGCAAAGCCCAAGCGAATCAACACATTACCGCAGCCCTAGTTTATCTGGAATCTGGACAAACCCAAGAGGCTCTGGCACACTTACAGCAAGCAGTGGGATGGCTCGATCGATCGGTTTCTCCTCTACCTTGTCCCACACACGGCACACATTAA
- a CDS encoding Uma2 family endonuclease, with product MSQLTLNLNSIIQLDREQFYKICEENPELKLERTAKGNLIVMSPTGGETGRKNANLIGQLWMWNEQTQQGEVFDSSTGFSLPNGSDRAPDVAWLEKSRWESLTLEQREKFIPLCPDFVIEMLSPSDNLKQTQEKLTEYMDNGCRLGWLINRRHKTVEIYRPNQTPEIIKKPFSLSGENVLLGFNLSLSKFW from the coding sequence ATGTCTCAACTCACCTTAAATCTAAATTCCATCATTCAATTAGATCGTGAACAGTTTTATAAAATTTGTGAAGAAAATCCAGAATTAAAATTAGAACGGACAGCTAAAGGAAACTTAATCGTTATGTCACCCACTGGGGGAGAAACAGGACGTAAAAATGCCAATTTGATTGGTCAATTGTGGATGTGGAATGAACAGACTCAACAGGGAGAAGTGTTTGATTCTTCCACAGGATTTAGTCTTCCCAATGGTTCGGATCGCGCTCCTGATGTGGCTTGGTTAGAAAAGTCTCGTTGGGAATCTTTAACTCTTGAACAACGAGAGAAATTTATTCCTTTATGTCCAGATTTTGTTATTGAAATGCTTTCTCCCAGTGATAATCTAAAACAGACGCAAGAGAAATTAACAGAATATATGGACAACGGTTGTCGTTTAGGTTGGTTAATTAACCGTCGCCACAAAACTGTAGAAATTTATCGCCCAAATCAAACCCCAGAAATTATTAAAAAACCTTTCTCGTTATCAGGGGAAAATGTTTTATTAGGTTTTAATTTGAGTTTAAGTAAATTTTGGTAG